The Tenrec ecaudatus isolate mTenEca1 chromosome 14, mTenEca1.hap1, whole genome shotgun sequence genome contains a region encoding:
- the LOC142426668 gene encoding olfactory receptor 4Q3-like, whose translation MQKGNNSKLSEFVLLGLSSSWELQLFLFLIFFMVYLAIVLGNLLILVTVRADAHLLQSPMYYFLGHLSFIDLCLSCVTVPKMLADFLRQGKTISFSGCLAQIYFLHFLGASEMFLLTVMAYDRYVAICNPLHYLTIMNRQLCFQLVCACWCGGFIHSITQVILVIQLPFCGPNELDNFYCDVPQVIKLACMNTYVVEVLMISNSGLLSLICFLVLIISYAVILMTLKTRFRQGQIKALSTCASHLTVVSLIFVPCVFIYLRPFCSFSVDKVFSVFYTVITPMLNPLIYTLRNADMKTAMQKLRKKHVIFCYHMEA comes from the coding sequence ATGCAAAAAGGCAATAACTCTAAACTGTCAGAATTTGTCCTTCTGGGCCTATCATCCTCTTGGGAGCTgcaattatttcttttcttaatattttttatGGTTTATCTGGCTATTGTCCTGGGAAACCTCCTGATACTGGTGACTGTGCGAGCGGATGCCCACCTACTCCAGTCTCCCATGTACTACTTTTTGGGCCATCTCTCCTTCATTGACTTATGCCTGAGCTGTGTTACAGTGCCCAAAATGTTAGCAGATTTTTTAAGACAGGGGAAAACTATCTCTTTTTCAGGATGCCTGGCTCAGATCTACTTCCTTCACTTTCTGGGAGCCAGTGAGATGTTTCTGCTGACAGTCATGGCCTATGACAGATATGTTGCCATCTGTAATCCTTTGCACTACCTGACTATCATGAACCGCCAGCTATGCTTTCAGCTGGTTTGTGCCTGCTGGTGTGGTGGCTTCATCCACTCCATCACACAGGTCATACTGGTTATCCAGTTGCCTTTCTGTGGCCCCAATGAACTGGACAACTTCTACTGTGATGTCCCACAAGTCATCAAGCTGGCCTGTATGAATACCTACGTGGTAGAGGTGTTGATGATCTCCAACAGTGGCTTACTATCTCTCATCTGCTTTTTGGTCTTGATCATCTCCTATGCTGTCATCCTGATGACTCTGAAGACTCGATTCCGACAGGGCCAGATCAAGGCCCTCTCTACCTGTGCCTCCCACCTCACAGTGGTCAGCCTGATCTTTGTGCCATGTGTATTTATTTACCTGAGACCTTTCTGCAGCTTCTCTGTGGATAAGGTATTCTCTGTATTTTATACAGTGATCACTCCCATGCTGAATCCCCTTATCTACACACTCAGAAATGCAGATatgaagacagctatgcagaagCTGAGGAAAAAACATGTGATCTTTTGCTACCATATGGAAGCATGA
- the LOC142425807 gene encoding olfactory receptor 11H12-like, translating into MNTSGAETITKSVSEFILQGFPCSQEIQAVLFVVFSAVYLLTLMGNGAIICAVSWDQHLHTPMYILLGNFAFLEIWYVNSTVPNTLVNFLSETKAISFHGCFLQLYFFFSMGSTECFFLSAMAFDRYLAICRPLHYATIMTGQHCFNLVISCWVCGFLWYLAPVILISQLPFCGPNVIDHFVCDSGPLLTLSCAPAPKSKLASYTLSSLIILLSFLFILISYALVLLAVFRLPSASSRRKAFSTCGSHLAVVLLFYGTIMVMHVSPGSSHTTLMPKIMTLFYAMVTPLFNPLIYSLRNKEMKNALRKVLQMFNMSLKVFGARCRRSVE; encoded by the coding sequence ATGAATACCTCTGGGGCAGAAACTATCACCAAGTCAGTGAGCGAATTTATCCTTCAGGGTTTTCCCTGCAGCCAGGAGATTCAGGCTGTCTTATTCGTGGTCTTCTCTGCCGTCTACCTCCTGACTCTGATGGGAAATGGAGCTATTATCTGTGCTGTGTCTTGGGATCAGCATCTTCATACCCCCATGTATATCCTGCTGGGCAATTTTGCTTTCCTGGAGATCTGGTATGTCAATTCCACAGTCCCAAACACTTTGGTCAACTTTCTGTCTGAGACTAAGGCCATATCTTTTCATGGTTGCTTTCTTcagttatattttttcttttccatgGGCTCCACGGAGTGCTTTTTTCTCTCTGCAATGGCCTTTGATAGATATCTTGCCATCTGCCGTCCTCTCCATTATGCCACAATTATGACTGGACAACACTGCTTCAACTTAGTGATCTCCTGCTGGGTATGCGGCTTTCTCTGGTATCTGGCACCTGTCATTCTCATTTCCCAACTGCCTTTCTGTGGCCCTAATGTAATTGATCATTTTGTATGTGACTCAGGCCCACTACTAACCCTCTCATGTGCTCCTGCCCCCAAGTCCAAGCTTGCCAGTTATACCTTAAGTTCTCTCATTATCCTCCTTAGCTTCCTTTTTATTCTCATTTCTTATGCTCTGGTTCTACTGGCTGTGTTTCGGTTACCCTCAGCATCCAGTCGGCgtaaagccttttccacctgtggATCCCACCTGGCTGTGGTTCTGCTATTCTATGGTACTATCATGGTGATGCATGTGAGCCCTGGGTCCAGCCACACCACCTTGATGCCCAAGATCATGACCTTGTTCTACGCAATGGTGACTCCACTCTTCAATCCCCTGATTTACAGTCTTAGGAATAAGGAGATGAAAAATGCCCTGCGGAAAGTTCTGCAGATGTTTAACATGTCCTTGAAAGTCTTTGGTGCCAGATGCAGGAGAAGTGTGGAGTAA